A stretch of DNA from Pyramidobacter piscolens W5455:
GCGGCACGGGCAAGCCGGCCGACAGCGAACTGGTCCACGTGGCCGGAAAAACCGGCACCGCCCAGGTCGCCCGGAACGGGAAGTATGTCAAAGGGCTTTACAATTCGTCAATGATCGGCTTCTGGCCCGCGAACGATCCCGAGTATACCATGTTGATCGTTTTCGGCGATGTGACGGGCAGTCTGTATTACGGAGGTCCCGTCGCCGGTTCGGTTTTTAAAAAAATCGTCGACGAAGTGGAACGTCTGAAGGGCGTCGGCGTCAAGTAAGAGGAGTGCGTGACCATGGATCGGCGATTGAAAAGAGGACTTGAAGATCTGAAAAATGCTGGGCTTCTGACAGATATCGGCGGTGACTGGAACAAAATACCGGCGGACTGCACCCTGAAAAGCGACTCCCGGACCGTCGGCCCGGGAGATATTTTTGCCTGCGTCGTGGGGCTTCACGCGGACGGGCATCGTTTCATCGAACAGGTGCTGAAAGCCGGCGTGTCGTATCTTCTGATTCAGCGCCCTGTTTCGGGACTGCCGATCCCTTGGATCCAGGTAACCGACGTCCGGGCGGCGATGGGGTATGTCGCTGCGGCTTTGAACGAAGAGCCGTCCGAGAAAATGAAAATGTTCGCCGTCACGGGGACGCAGGGCAAAAGCACCACCAGCTACATGGTGCGCAGCATCCTGCAAAACTGCGGCGTCAAATGCGGCCTGCTGGGAACGATCGTTTACGACGACGGTTCCAAGTCTGTGCTCGCCGACCGCACGACGCCCGAAGGCAGCGAAATCCAGCAGTTTTTGAAGAATATGGTCGACAACGGCTGCCAAGCTTGTTCCATGGAATGTTCTTCGCACGGCATCGCGCAGGGGCGCCTGAGCGGGTGCCTTTACGACGGCGCCGTTTTCACCAATCTGACGCCCGAGCACCTCGACTTTCACGGGACGATGGAGAACTACTACGAAGCCAAAGCGGCGCTGTTCCGCAAATATCTCAAACCGGGCGCGGCGGTGGCGCCGAACGCCGCCAGCGAGCACGGCCGCCGTCTTGCGGCCGAATTTCCGCAAGCCATGACCTGGGCGCTCGAGGCTCCGGCCCGCCTGCAGGGCGCGAACGTAAAGCTCGATATCGACGGAAGCGAGTTCGATCTGATCTTCGACGGGCGAAAGATGGGGCGCGTCCACATCCCGCTTTCGGGACGACACAATGTGGAAAACGCGCTTGGCGCGGCGGCCGTCTGTTTAGCCGAAGGCTGCGACGAAAAAAAAGTCGTTGCCGGTCTGGCGCTCATGCCTCAGGTGCCGGGGCGCATGGAACGGCTGAATCTCGACAACGGCGTGCGCGTCGTCATCGATTACGCGCACACGGCGGATTCACTGAAAGCGTTGTTGGAAACGCTGCGCCCATTGACCGAAGGACGGCTCGTCAGCCTCTTCGGGCACGGCGGCGACCGTTTCGCCGGGCATCGTTCCCTGCTTGGGCGGGCGGCGGCGCAGAAAGCCGATCGGATCTTTGTCACCATGGACAACCCGCGCACGGAAGATCCCCTGAAAATCGCCGAACAGATCGTGGCGGGCATCGAGGAAGTCCGCGCCGACGGTTGCTGGTCCATTGAACTTCCCCGTGACGCGGCGATCTGCAAGGCTCTGGACTGGTGCCGCCGCGGCGATCTGCTGGTGCTTTCCGGCAAGGGTCCGGAACCGTATCTGGAAATCAACGGCGTCAAATATCCTTACAGCGACCGCGCGGTCGTCGAGAAATGGGCCGAAGAAAGGGGCGTGACGATCCGGTGACGGTGAGACTGAGTCAATTGGCGTTGCAGGCCGGCGTCGTTGTAAAAGGGGTCGATCGGGAGCTGCCTCTGACCGTTCGGGTGGACAGCCGCGAAACGCAAAAAGGCGAGGGGTTTGTGGCGCTTCGCGGCACCAAAGTCGACGGGCACCGCTTCATTCCCGACGTGCTCGCGAAGGGGGGCGCGCTGATCGTCTGCGAAGCGGCGGCCTATCGAGAGGAATGGAGCTCGCTGTATCCCCAATGCGCTTTTATCCTGACGCCGGAACGCTGTGAATACGGTCTTGCGTCCCTGGCGTCGGTTTATCTGAAGTCGCTGGAGCGTCTGCGCGAAACCGTCGCCATTACGGGCAGCGTCGGCAAAACTTCGGCGAAAAACGACACGAAAGCTCTTTTGGAAGGTTATTTCAAAATCCACGCGGCCGCAGGCAACTATAATACGCTCATCGGCTGCGCGGTGACGGTGCTGGCGGCGCCGGCAGACACGGAGGTCGTGCTGCTGGAAATGGGCGCCAACCATCGCGGGGAAATCGCCGAGATGACGCGTTATCTGCCGCCGACGATCGCCGCAGTCACCGAGGTCGCGCCGGCGCATCTGGAAAATTTCGGTTCCCTCGAAGGCGTGCTTCAGGCCAAAACGGAAATTTTTGCGTCGGAAAATCTGCGCTGCGCCGTGATCAACGGCGACAACGGAATGCTCTGCAAACGCGCCGAAGAACTGAGACTGCCGGAAGTGATCCGTTTCGGACGCCGCGGCGAGGTTCTTTTTGCCAGAGAACATCTAAGTTGGGAAAAAGATCATTTTACGGTGAGGGCGATTTTGACAGGGCTGGACGGTTTGTCATTCAACCTTTCTTTGCCGTTGGCCGGCGTGCATCAGCTCTATCCGCTCTGCTGCGCCGTCGCCATCGCGGGGCGTCTGGGGCTTTCCAGCCGCGAGATCGCGGCGTCTTTGCCCAAGTGCCGCAACAGCGCCGGACGCGGAGAGATCCGCCTGTCCGAAAGCGGCGCAGCGATTCTCGACGAGTGTTACAATGCCAGCCCGGCGGCCGTGAAAGCGTCTCTGGCTGCCATGGACTCGGCCGACATCCCCGGGCGCCGCTTTTTGATCCTCGGCGAAATGTTGGAGCTGGGAACGGCGTCGGTTTCGGAACACGGCAAGATCTTTGAGCGGGCGCTTCGCGTCAGTGACCTGCTGTATCTCTTTGGCGAGGAATGGAAGAACGTCGATGGGACGGCGGATTATTATTACGACTCCATCGATGCGCTGATCGAGGCGGTGGATGGAACGCGCCCGGGCGAAGGCGACGTGATTCTCGTCAAGGGATCGCGCGGCAATCATCTTGAGCGCGTGGTGAGGGCGCTTGAACTATGATGACTCTTCTGGCTCCTCATTCGCTGATCCTTCTTTTCGTGATTTTCTTCTGTGAGGTTGCCGCGCAGCATTCGTGGATCGACTGGATGCGGCGCCGTCACGTGTCTCAGGTGCAGAAGGCTTATGGAACGCATATCGACGAGAAGATCAAGGCGAAAGTTCCTGCGGCGGGCGGCGTGGTATTTTTGCTGATCGGTTCAGGGCTTTTGCTGACTCACATGATTCGGGGCGATCGCGCCGGCGTGATCTTCTGGTCGTATCCGATCCTTTCCGCTATGGTCGGCTTATGCGACGACATGTTGAAGTTCAAAAACAGTTCCAGCGAGGGGCTGCGCAGCCTGCAAAAGTTCGCTCTGCAGGCGACGACGACGGGGCTGTGGTTCATCCTTCTGGCATTGGACGGCAAAGTTCCCGCTCTATTCTGGGGCTTTTCGATCGGCGGCTGGATCTGGCCTCTGGCGCTGTTTTTCGCCGTGGGCATTCAGAATTCGGTGAACGTGACCGACGGTCTGGACGGTCTGGCGGCGGGGGCAAGCGTCGTGACCTTCGTCGTTTTGGCGTCGCTCTCGCCGGAACCTTACCTGGGATCTCTGACGGGATTGGCCGTCGCTTTGGGATTTCTATGGCATAACTGTCATCCCGCTCAGGTCTTCATGGGCGACGCGGGAGCGCATTTTTTGGCCGGGCTGATGGCTTCCTGCGCTTTTATGGGCGCCGGCGGCGTGTTGGTCTTGATCCCCGCGGGAACGGGATTCGGCATTGAGATGCTGTCGGTCGTGATCCAGCTGATCGCCATTCATGGTTGGGGCCGGCGCGTTTTTAGAATGAGCCCCCTTCACCATCATTTTCAACTGTTGGGCTGGCCCGAAGACCGCATCGTCGTCCGTTTTTTGCTGGCCCATACGCTTTGTTCGCTGCTGTGCGCCGCGGCGGCGCAGTCCGTGGCGTTCTTTTTTATGCCGTGATCGATTTTCGTTGAGCGCGACGTCGCTACCGTGCGTTTGGTCTTTTCGGGCGCGGCGGAAGGAGGAGTTTAGATGGTTCATAAGATCACCGTCGTCGGCGCCGGCGTGAGCGGAAGGGCTCTGGCGCTCTGGGCGGCCAGCCGCGGCGCCGGTGTTTTCGTGACCGATCATCGGGCGGAGATCCCCCGCGAGACGCAGGAGCTTTTCAGCAAGACGCGGATCCAATGGGAAACCGGCGGCCATACGCCCAGATGTTGCGAGTGCGACCTGATGGTTGTGAGCTCGGGCGTGTCGGAAAAATCGGATGCGGTGTCGATGGCCCGCGCAAAAAACGTGCCTGTGCAGGGAGAGCTCGACCTTCTCGCCCCGTTCCTGAAAGGAAAGATCATCGCCGTGACGGGAACGAACGGCAAAACGACCTGCACGGCGCTGATCGCTCATCTGCTGCGGAACGCCGGGCTGAACGCCGTTTCGGCGGGGAACATCGGCAATCCCCTGGCGGCCCATGCGGACAGAAGCTATGACGCAATCGTGATGGAGCTGAGCAGTTTTCAGCTGCACTGGAACACGCAGCTCAGACCGGACGTTGCCGTTCTGACGAACCTGGCCCCCGACCATCTTGATTGGCACGGCAGTTATGAGAACTACAAGAACGACAAGTGCAAGATCTTTCTGCCCCGCCAGGAAGAATGCTACGCGGTGACGCATGACGTCGACGCGTTCCGAGTCCCGGCGGGACGCGCCGTTTGTGCGCTGGGGCGCGGCAATCTGAGGATCGACATGGACGGCCGCGATGTGTTTCTCGTCGGTCACGGGAGACGCCGCCTGTTGTTCCATAAAAGCTCGTTGAAACTGCTCGGCTCCCATAATTTGGAAAATGCGGCCATGTCTTGCGCAGCCGTGGCGCTTGCGTTTCGCGATGTCGATCCCTCCGCGGGACTTGCCGGTTTTGAAGCCCTCCATCATCGTTGTGAGCCGGTGGGCGAACAGAACGGCGTCCTTTTTATCGACGATTCCAAAGGAACCAACGTCGCCGCCGTGATCGCGGCTTTGCACAGCATAAACGGGCGCAAGCTGATTATCCTTGGCGGTCAGGGTAAGGGCGAAAGCTATGATGAACTTGCCCGCGTCGTTTGCGAAGAGACGTTCGCCGCGATTGTGATCGGTTCCGAAGCCGAAAAAATTCTCGCGGCGCTGCGGGTTGCCGGTTACGGACATGCCGTGCGGGCGAAGGACATGGCCGAAGCCGTAAAAAAAGCTTCGGAACTTGCCGCTCCCGGCGACAAAGTCCTTCTTTCTCCGGCCTGCACAAGCTGGGACATGTATCATAGTTATGAAGAACGGGGAGATCATTTTGCCCAACTCGTCAGAGCGTTATTCTAACCAGATAAAGGTCTCGCGGTGTTATAACCGCGATTCCGGCAGCGGAAGCGTTTTTGGACTTTGGATTGTGCCCTTGATCCTTTCCACGTTAGGCGTCGTCGTGGTCTCGTCGATGACGGGCTGGGATCTTTCTTCGCCGGGATTGAAGCAGGCGCTGTGGCTCGTGGTAGCTTTGTCGGGATTTATCGTGGTGACTCAGGTGCCGCTGAGTTTTTGGTCGAGGCACAGCATTTTTTTGCTGGCTGTGGCCTTTGGTCTGCTGGCGATGACGGTCTTTTCCCCGTTGAGAGTTGTCGTCAAGGGAGCTTCCCGGTGGATCCGTCTTGGTCCAGTCAACTTCCAGCCGTTGGAAGTCGTGAGCTTTGTGATGATGATTCATCTCGCCAAAGTCTATATGCGGGTGGACAGCATGTGGAAAGCGCTGATCCTCAGCGGCATCCTGTTTGCTCCCTTTGCCCTGATCATCATGAAACAACCTGACTTTGGCGGCCTGCTGCTGCTCGTGGGCATTATGGGCGCGCTTTTCATCGAACGATACGGCATCCTGTTGCCGCTGGTCACGGGGATTGCCGCGT
This window harbors:
- a CDS encoding FtsW/RodA/SpoVE family cell cycle protein, whose translation is MPLILSTLGVVVVSSMTGWDLSSPGLKQALWLVVALSGFIVVTQVPLSFWSRHSIFLLAVAFGLLAMTVFSPLRVVVKGASRWIRLGPVNFQPLEVVSFVMMIHLAKVYMRVDSMWKALILSGILFAPFALIIMKQPDFGGLLLLVGIMGALFIERYGILLPLVTGIAASPVLWYMANYGYRAERIETWLDPWTDPLGSGYQVIQGLIAFANGRIWGIGLGRGQQFLPEVHNDFIFPALGEQLGLVGTMSVFLLFVFWTLRVYAAYRKATPERRILIWGCCVAVLLPFFINLGGVMKLIPLTGMPLPFISYGGTSLVFMWARIGLLIRLIKEPIEDE
- the murD gene encoding UDP-N-acetylmuramoyl-L-alanine--D-glutamate ligase, with translation MVHKITVVGAGVSGRALALWAASRGAGVFVTDHRAEIPRETQELFSKTRIQWETGGHTPRCCECDLMVVSSGVSEKSDAVSMARAKNVPVQGELDLLAPFLKGKIIAVTGTNGKTTCTALIAHLLRNAGLNAVSAGNIGNPLAAHADRSYDAIVMELSSFQLHWNTQLRPDVAVLTNLAPDHLDWHGSYENYKNDKCKIFLPRQEECYAVTHDVDAFRVPAGRAVCALGRGNLRIDMDGRDVFLVGHGRRRLLFHKSSLKLLGSHNLENAAMSCAAVALAFRDVDPSAGLAGFEALHHRCEPVGEQNGVLFIDDSKGTNVAAVIAALHSINGRKLIILGGQGKGESYDELARVVCEETFAAIVIGSEAEKILAALRVAGYGHAVRAKDMAEAVKKASELAAPGDKVLLSPACTSWDMYHSYEERGDHFAQLVRALF
- a CDS encoding UDP-N-acetylmuramoyl-tripeptide--D-alanyl-D-alanine ligase, with protein sequence MTVRLSQLALQAGVVVKGVDRELPLTVRVDSRETQKGEGFVALRGTKVDGHRFIPDVLAKGGALIVCEAAAYREEWSSLYPQCAFILTPERCEYGLASLASVYLKSLERLRETVAITGSVGKTSAKNDTKALLEGYFKIHAAAGNYNTLIGCAVTVLAAPADTEVVLLEMGANHRGEIAEMTRYLPPTIAAVTEVAPAHLENFGSLEGVLQAKTEIFASENLRCAVINGDNGMLCKRAEELRLPEVIRFGRRGEVLFAREHLSWEKDHFTVRAILTGLDGLSFNLSLPLAGVHQLYPLCCAVAIAGRLGLSSREIAASLPKCRNSAGRGEIRLSESGAAILDECYNASPAAVKASLAAMDSADIPGRRFLILGEMLELGTASVSEHGKIFERALRVSDLLYLFGEEWKNVDGTADYYYDSIDALIEAVDGTRPGEGDVILVKGSRGNHLERVVRALEL
- a CDS encoding phospho-N-acetylmuramoyl-pentapeptide-transferase is translated as MMTLLAPHSLILLFVIFFCEVAAQHSWIDWMRRRHVSQVQKAYGTHIDEKIKAKVPAAGGVVFLLIGSGLLLTHMIRGDRAGVIFWSYPILSAMVGLCDDMLKFKNSSSEGLRSLQKFALQATTTGLWFILLALDGKVPALFWGFSIGGWIWPLALFFAVGIQNSVNVTDGLDGLAAGASVVTFVVLASLSPEPYLGSLTGLAVALGFLWHNCHPAQVFMGDAGAHFLAGLMASCAFMGAGGVLVLIPAGTGFGIEMLSVVIQLIAIHGWGRRVFRMSPLHHHFQLLGWPEDRIVVRFLLAHTLCSLLCAAAAQSVAFFFMP
- a CDS encoding UDP-N-acetylmuramoyl-L-alanyl-D-glutamate--2,6-diaminopimelate ligase, translating into MDRRLKRGLEDLKNAGLLTDIGGDWNKIPADCTLKSDSRTVGPGDIFACVVGLHADGHRFIEQVLKAGVSYLLIQRPVSGLPIPWIQVTDVRAAMGYVAAALNEEPSEKMKMFAVTGTQGKSTTSYMVRSILQNCGVKCGLLGTIVYDDGSKSVLADRTTPEGSEIQQFLKNMVDNGCQACSMECSSHGIAQGRLSGCLYDGAVFTNLTPEHLDFHGTMENYYEAKAALFRKYLKPGAAVAPNAASEHGRRLAAEFPQAMTWALEAPARLQGANVKLDIDGSEFDLIFDGRKMGRVHIPLSGRHNVENALGAAAVCLAEGCDEKKVVAGLALMPQVPGRMERLNLDNGVRVVIDYAHTADSLKALLETLRPLTEGRLVSLFGHGGDRFAGHRSLLGRAAAQKADRIFVTMDNPRTEDPLKIAEQIVAGIEEVRADGCWSIELPRDAAICKALDWCRRGDLLVLSGKGPEPYLEINGVKYPYSDRAVVEKWAEERGVTIR